DNA from Dietzia lutea:
GCCCGGACCCGTCGAACCCGATGAGGTCGGTGACCCAGTGGATGAGCTTCTGCTCGATGAGGCACGCGGACGTGCCCTGGTCCCACGTCTCCACGGCGGTGTTCACCGATGTCGCCAGGGCCTCGGCGGCGACGGCGGGGATCGTGATGGGACAGTTCAGGTGCGCGAGGTATCGCGGATGGTGGTAGCCCACGGCGTGGTCGAGGTACAGCTCACGGACCTCCTCGAGCGCCTTGTCGAGGGTGCCGAGCGGGGCGGACAGGTCGACGGCCGCGGTCTGCGCGGCCAACGCCGACGGAGACGCCGGGGATCGCGGCGTGGTCCGACCGTCGAGGTACCGGCTGACCTCGGCGGTCGCCGCCGCCAGGGCCGCGGCGTGGGCCTCCCGGTTCTCGCTGCTCAACAATGGATCGTTCACTGGTACTCCGACCTACTCGGGGACTTCGGTACCGGCGAACGCTAAGCAGGTTAGGCTTACCTAAACAACCGTTGGGTGAGATGAATCACTTTCTCGCTCAACGAATATGGAAATCTTTCTCGTGACCCTTGCGTTATGGCGCGCCTCGCCTCTACTGTGGCGCCTGGCCAGGTTAGCCAAGCCTAACTAGCCAAAGCGATCGTTTCAGTGGACGGAGATCCCATGACTGCACCCGCCCGGCGTTCCCGACTCGAGGCGGCGGTGTCCGACACGGCCCGCCCGAGGGCCCGGGCGGTGCTGTTCGTACTCACCGCGATCGCCGCGCTGCTGGCCCTGCTCGCGGGCTGTTCGACGGGATCCGTCGACGGGGGCGGCGAGTCTGCCGACACGACCGGCGTCGAGCGGCAGGGCGAGTTCCCGCGCACCATCACCCACGCCTACGGCGAGACGGAGATCCCGGAGGCCCCGCAGCGCGTCGCCACGATCTCCTGGGTCAACGCGGACGTCTCCCTGGCGCTGGGCGTCGTCCCGGTCGGCATGCCCCGTAACTCGTTCGGGGCCAACGCCAACGGTTCGACCGACTGGTTCGACGCCGAGCTCGAGGCGGTGGGTGGCGAGATGCCCGAGCTGTACTCCGAGACCGACGGCATCAACACCGAGGCGATCGCGGCGCTCGAGCCCGACCTCATCCTGGGGGCGTACTCCGGCATGACCGCCGAGGAGTACGAGACCCTGTCCAAGATCGCGCCGACCATCGCGATGCCCGAGGGCGACGTGCCGTTCGGCACCGCCTGGCAGGACTCGACCCGACTGATCGGTGAGGCGCTCGGCCGCAGCGAGGCCGCCGAGGAGCTCATCACCGAGGTGGAGGGCCAGATCCAGCAGGTCGCCGAGGACAACCCGGCCATCGAGGGCACGACCTTCGTCTGGGCCACCGTCGACCCCGAGGCCGCGGAGAAGATCTACGCGTTCACCGACGTCGACAACCGCCCGCGCTTCCTCACCCAGCTCGGGATGGAGCAGGCCCCGGTCGTCGCCGAGGCCTCCAGCGGCTCGCCCGACCAGTTCGCCGTCACGTGGTCGCCCGAGCGCGCCGACGAGCTCGCCTCCGACATCCTCATCACCTACGCGACCTCGCCCGAGGTCCGGCAGGCCATCGAGTCCGACCCGCTGCTCGGCCGCATCCCCGCGGTCGAGGCCGGCCGGATGGTCGTCCAGACCGACGAGCAGCAGGTGCTGTCGATCTCCGCGTCCTCCCCGCTGAGCCTGCCGTGGGCCCTGGAGAACGTCGTCCCCGACATCCTCGCGGCCGCAGAGCAAGAGCAGGCCTGACGACTGTGACCAGCCCCGCGACGCTCACGACCGCGCCCGCCCCCTCGGTGGGCGGGCCGATCGTGCCGGCCGCACCCGGACGCCGCCGTGTCGTGATCGGCACGGTGGCGTCGCTGGTGTTGCTCGTCGTGGGGATCGCGGCGTCGCTGTTCGTCGGCGCCCGTACGGTCGACCCCGCCGTCGTGTGGTCGGTGTTGGGCGCGCTGCCCGGCCAGCTGCTCTCCGGCGACCTCGCCGCCGCCGTCGCGCCCGGTTCGGGTGCGGGCATGGACGAGGTCGTCGTGGCCGCCCGCGTCCCCCGGACCATCACCGCGGTCCTCGTGGGCGCCGCGCTGGCCGTGGCGGGCGCGGGACTGCAGGGGGCCACCCGCAATCCCCTCGGCGATCCCGGGCTGCTCGGCCTCACCGCCGGCGCCGCGCTCGGCGTGGTGCTGGGTCTGGCCTTCGCCCCGGCCGCCGGTCCGTCCGTGGTCGCCCTGTTCTCCGTCATCGGCGCGCTGGTGGCCGGGATGGTGGTCGTGGGCGCGGGCCGACTCGGTGCCGACTCCGGGACCGGGCTCGTGCTCGCCGGGGCCGCCGTCACCGCCGGCTGCACCGCGGTCACGTCCTCACTGGTCATCGCGCTGCCCGGCGTGCTCGACCGCTTCCGCTTCTGGGGCCTGGGCTCCGTGGCCCGCTCGGGCGCCCCGGAGATCGGCGCGGCCGTCCCCTTCCTGCTCCTCGGGCTCGTCCTGGTCCTCGCCGGTGCCGCGGCCCTCGACGCGCTCGCGCTGGGGGACGACATGGCCCGCGGGCTCGGCGTCGGCCCGGTCGCCGGGCGCGCCGTCGTCCTGGGCGGGGTCGTCATCCTGTCCGGGGTCGCCACCGCGCTCGCCGGCCCCATCGCGTTCCTCGGTCTGCTCGTGCCGCATCTGCTGCGCAGGTTGGTCGGGGTGGGCAACCGCGTGGTCCTGGGCCTGTCCGTACTCGTCGGGCCGGCAGTGCTGCTGTTCGCCGACACGATCGGCCGCGTCATCGCGCCGCCCGGGGAGATCGCCGTGGGCGTGATGACCGTGGCGATCGGCGTGCCCTTCCTCATCGCCCTCCTGCGCGCCAACCGGGGGGTGAGCACCTCGTGAGCACGGCCGTCCTCGACCGTCCCGCCGAGCACGCCGAGACCGAACGGGTGGTCCGTCGGCTCTCGGCCCACCGTCGGCGGCACGCGCTCGGAGTCGTCGTCGGACTCGCCGCCCTCCTCGTGGTGGTCATGGCGGTGCGCGTCCTGCTGGGCCGCTACACGGTGACCATCCCCGACTTCTTCGCCATCCTCAGCGGCGCGACGATCCCCGGCGCGACGTTCGTCGTGATGGAGGACAAGCTGCCGCGCGCGGTGCTCGGCGCGCTCGCCGGCCTGGCGTTCGGCGCGTCCGGCGCGCTGTTCCGGCGCGTCCTGGGCAACCCGCTGGCCAGCCCCGACATCCTCGGCATCTCCCACGGGGCGTCCGCCGGCGCGGTGGCCGGGATGGCCCTGTGGGGTCTGCGCGGGGTCGGCGTCGTGCCCGCCGCGCTGGTGGGCTCCGCGGTCGCGCTCGCGATCGTCCTGGGGGCCTCCGCCGGCCGGCACACCGGCATCGTGGGCCAGCGCTTCCTCATCGGCGGCGTCGCGGTCGCCGCGCTGGGCACCGCCGTGGTCACCCAGCTCATCGCGCGCCTCCCGCTGACCGGCGCCCAGGAGGCCGCGGTGTGGACCGTGGGGTCGCTGTCCGGGGCGTCGGGCCAGCGCATCGCGTGGCTCGCCGTCGCGCTGGCCGTGCTGCTCCCGCTGGGCGGGTGGCTGCACACCGCACTCCGGCCCGCCGAGCTGGGGCCGGAGCTCGCCGTCGGCCTCGGATCCCGTCCCGTCCCCACCCGCGCCGCGGCCC
Protein-coding regions in this window:
- a CDS encoding iron-siderophore ABC transporter substrate-binding protein; protein product: MTAPARRSRLEAAVSDTARPRARAVLFVLTAIAALLALLAGCSTGSVDGGGESADTTGVERQGEFPRTITHAYGETEIPEAPQRVATISWVNADVSLALGVVPVGMPRNSFGANANGSTDWFDAELEAVGGEMPELYSETDGINTEAIAALEPDLILGAYSGMTAEEYETLSKIAPTIAMPEGDVPFGTAWQDSTRLIGEALGRSEAAEELITEVEGQIQQVAEDNPAIEGTTFVWATVDPEAAEKIYAFTDVDNRPRFLTQLGMEQAPVVAEASSGSPDQFAVTWSPERADELASDILITYATSPEVRQAIESDPLLGRIPAVEAGRMVVQTDEQQVLSISASSPLSLPWALENVVPDILAAAEQEQA
- a CDS encoding FecCD family ABC transporter permease; the protein is MTSPATLTTAPAPSVGGPIVPAAPGRRRVVIGTVASLVLLVVGIAASLFVGARTVDPAVVWSVLGALPGQLLSGDLAAAVAPGSGAGMDEVVVAARVPRTITAVLVGAALAVAGAGLQGATRNPLGDPGLLGLTAGAALGVVLGLAFAPAAGPSVVALFSVIGALVAGMVVVGAGRLGADSGTGLVLAGAAVTAGCTAVTSSLVIALPGVLDRFRFWGLGSVARSGAPEIGAAVPFLLLGLVLVLAGAAALDALALGDDMARGLGVGPVAGRAVVLGGVVILSGVATALAGPIAFLGLLVPHLLRRLVGVGNRVVLGLSVLVGPAVLLFADTIGRVIAPPGEIAVGVMTVAIGVPFLIALLRANRGVSTS
- a CDS encoding FecCD family ABC transporter permease, translated to MSTAVLDRPAEHAETERVVRRLSAHRRRHALGVVVGLAALLVVVMAVRVLLGRYTVTIPDFFAILSGATIPGATFVVMEDKLPRAVLGALAGLAFGASGALFRRVLGNPLASPDILGISHGASAGAVAGMALWGLRGVGVVPAALVGSAVALAIVLGASAGRHTGIVGQRFLIGGVAVAALGTAVVTQLIARLPLTGAQEAAVWTVGSLSGASGQRIAWLAVALAVLLPLGGWLHTALRPAELGPELAVGLGSRPVPTRAAALGVGSLLAAAATAVAGPLAFVALLSTPVAAAIGRGRPSIGAAALTGAVIVVAADIVASEALSTVDLPTGVVTGALGAPAMLWILLRSRKVA